A DNA window from Meiothermus cerbereus DSM 11376 contains the following coding sequences:
- the hypF gene encoding carbamoyltransferase HypF — protein sequence MRHLSGPPEAQTLRLRVRGVVQGVGFRPFVFRLATRLGLSGWVQNDLEGVLIEVSGPPDALEALVRAISAEAPPAARVEQVEILEQQPGRLPGGFAIVQSEAKGPLSTRISPDLTLCPDCLQELFDPSDRRYRHPFINCTNCGPRYSITLQLPYDRPHTTMRAFAMCPECAAEYHDPYNRRFHAQPIACPVCGPQVHLWNAQLQPIASQHPAIEEAARLLRLGQILTIKGLGGYHLACDATRAEAVERLRARKKRRYKPLALMARDLEALWGYVELDEPAQELLQSPERPIVLLPKGPKPLPEALAPGSPDLGVMLPYTPLQHLLFAEGAPPLLVMTSANRSGEPMIYRDEELEKLLGLADYFLVGERPIARRVDDSVAALADGRPMLLRRARSFAPTPILQSERFQRPILALGAMLKNSIALAARGQVIVSQHLGDLEELEARLAFYETIRDLTQMYRMDLEQTLVVHDLHPDYPSTQYAAELPGPKRAVQHHQAHIAAVLAEHHLWDQPVLGFAFDGAGLGLDGAIWGGEVMLGSLQTGLRRVAHLRYAPLLGGDAAAVLPVQAAVGFVRELRHWEDHLPQHPVEQGLKLLASRLPIPSTSSVGRLFDTVAALLGFHSRQDFEGQAAMWLEGIARSAPPESQARYTLSILPTNPPQWDYRPLLEAILTDMQKGFAREKIARHFHHALAEGVASMAQHLRELHGLSAVALSGGVWQNRLLHGLALHVLRARGFEVYWNQAVPPGDGGIALGQVALAQMPEMA from the coding sequence ATGCGCCACCTATCTGGCCCCCCTGAGGCACAGACCCTGCGCTTGCGGGTGCGGGGTGTGGTGCAGGGGGTGGGCTTCCGGCCCTTCGTGTTTCGCCTGGCTACGCGCCTGGGGCTTTCGGGCTGGGTGCAGAACGACCTCGAGGGCGTTCTGATAGAGGTCTCGGGGCCGCCCGATGCGCTGGAGGCCCTGGTTCGGGCCATTTCCGCCGAGGCCCCCCCGGCGGCCCGGGTCGAGCAGGTGGAAATCCTAGAGCAGCAGCCAGGCCGCCTGCCCGGTGGGTTTGCCATTGTCCAGAGCGAGGCCAAAGGCCCCCTTTCCACCCGCATCTCCCCCGACCTCACCCTCTGCCCCGACTGCTTGCAGGAGCTCTTCGACCCCAGCGACCGCCGCTACCGCCACCCCTTCATTAACTGCACCAACTGCGGCCCCCGCTACAGCATCACCCTGCAACTGCCCTACGACCGCCCCCACACCACCATGCGGGCCTTCGCGATGTGCCCGGAATGCGCCGCCGAGTACCACGACCCCTACAACCGCCGTTTTCACGCCCAGCCCATCGCCTGCCCCGTGTGCGGCCCTCAGGTTCATCTGTGGAACGCCCAGTTGCAGCCTATTGCCTCGCAGCACCCGGCCATCGAGGAAGCCGCACGGCTGTTGCGCCTGGGGCAGATTCTGACCATCAAGGGTCTGGGCGGCTACCATCTGGCCTGCGATGCCACCCGCGCCGAGGCAGTAGAGCGCTTGCGGGCCCGCAAGAAGCGACGCTACAAGCCCCTGGCCCTGATGGCGCGTGACCTCGAGGCCCTCTGGGGCTACGTCGAACTGGATGAGCCTGCTCAAGAGCTTTTGCAGAGCCCAGAGCGCCCCATCGTGCTGCTGCCCAAAGGCCCCAAACCGCTGCCCGAGGCCCTGGCCCCCGGCAGCCCCGACCTGGGGGTGATGCTGCCCTACACGCCCTTGCAGCACCTGCTTTTTGCCGAGGGCGCCCCGCCCCTCCTGGTGATGACCAGCGCCAACCGCTCGGGTGAACCCATGATCTACCGCGACGAGGAGCTCGAAAAGCTCCTGGGGCTGGCCGACTATTTTCTGGTCGGTGAGCGACCCATTGCCCGCCGTGTAGACGACTCGGTAGCGGCCCTGGCCGATGGCAGGCCGATGCTGCTGCGCCGGGCGCGGAGTTTCGCGCCGACCCCCATCCTGCAATCGGAGCGCTTTCAGCGGCCCATTCTGGCACTGGGGGCCATGCTCAAAAACAGCATCGCCCTGGCTGCCCGCGGCCAGGTGATTGTGAGCCAGCATCTGGGCGACCTGGAAGAACTCGAGGCCCGCCTGGCTTTCTACGAAACCATCCGAGACCTGACCCAGATGTACCGGATGGATCTGGAGCAGACCCTGGTGGTGCACGACCTGCACCCCGACTACCCCTCCACCCAGTACGCCGCCGAGTTGCCCGGCCCCAAACGGGCCGTTCAGCACCACCAGGCCCACATTGCCGCGGTGCTGGCCGAACACCACCTGTGGGACCAGCCGGTGCTGGGGTTTGCCTTCGACGGGGCCGGGCTGGGGCTGGATGGGGCCATCTGGGGCGGCGAGGTGATGCTGGGTTCCCTGCAGACGGGCCTGCGGCGGGTGGCCCATTTGCGCTACGCTCCCTTGCTGGGCGGCGACGCCGCAGCCGTGCTGCCGGTTCAGGCTGCGGTGGGGTTTGTTCGGGAGCTGCGCCACTGGGAAGACCACCTGCCCCAGCACCCGGTGGAGCAAGGGCTGAAGCTGCTGGCCTCGAGGCTGCCCATCCCGTCCACCAGCAGCGTTGGTCGGCTGTTCGACACGGTGGCCGCCCTGCTGGGCTTCCATAGCCGCCAGGACTTCGAGGGGCAGGCCGCCATGTGGCTCGAGGGCATAGCCCGCAGCGCCCCGCCGGAGTCCCAGGCCCGCTATACCCTTTCCATCCTGCCTACCAACCCGCCTCAGTGGGATTACCGCCCTTTGCTCGAGGCCATCCTGACCGACATGCAAAAGGGCTTTGCCAGAGAAAAAATCGCCCGACACTTTCACCACGCCCTGGCCGAAGGGGTAGCCAGTATGGCCCAGCACCTGCGCGAGCTGCACGGCCTTTCTGCCGTAGCACTTTCGGGTGGGGTATGGCAAAACCGCCTGCTGCACGGGCTGGCCCTACACGTGCTGCGGGCGCGGGGTTTTGAGGTGTACTGGAACCAGGCTGTGCCACCTGGCGATGGAGGCATTGCTTTGGGGCAGGTGGCCCTGGCCCAGATGCCCGAAATGGCCTAG
- the hypB gene encoding hydrogenase nickel incorporation protein HypB, producing MNERKEIEIGLSVLAENTEERGRRIQVEKGVMALNNQYAAANRQRLEAARVKTLNLLSSPGSGKTTLLSRTLQELAPHLQMAVIVGDLATDNDAQRLQVGGATAVQIQTGSLCHLEAAMVSRALDAINLEELDLLFIENVGNLVCPAAYDLGESAKVVLFSTTEGEDKPLKYPRVFKEADLVLLTKSDLAEVLGFDRSRALENLRLVAPQARVLEVSARSGAGMPDWYHYLFALLGRAMPQNAHGV from the coding sequence ATGAACGAGCGCAAAGAGATAGAGATTGGCCTGTCGGTGCTGGCCGAAAACACCGAGGAGCGCGGGCGGCGCATTCAGGTGGAGAAGGGCGTGATGGCCCTCAACAACCAGTACGCCGCCGCCAACCGCCAGCGCCTGGAGGCGGCTAGGGTCAAGACCCTAAACCTGCTTTCTTCGCCAGGGTCGGGCAAAACCACCCTGCTGTCGCGCACCTTGCAGGAGCTTGCGCCCCACCTGCAGATGGCGGTCATCGTGGGCGACCTGGCTACCGACAACGATGCCCAGCGCCTTCAGGTGGGCGGGGCCACCGCGGTGCAGATCCAGACCGGCAGCCTGTGCCACCTCGAGGCCGCCATGGTCTCGCGGGCCCTTGATGCAATCAACCTAGAGGAACTTGATCTGCTCTTCATCGAAAACGTGGGCAACCTAGTCTGCCCCGCCGCCTACGACCTGGGCGAAAGCGCCAAAGTGGTGCTTTTTTCCACCACCGAGGGCGAGGACAAGCCCCTCAAATACCCCCGCGTCTTCAAAGAGGCCGACCTGGTGCTCCTCACCAAGAGCGACCTAGCCGAAGTGCTGGGCTTCGACCGCAGCCGGGCCCTGGAAAACCTGCGCCTGGTCGCACCCCAGGCCCGGGTGCTGGAGGTCTCGGCCAGAAGCGGGGCAGGTATGCCGGACTGGTATCACTACCTGTTTGCGCTTCTGGGGCGGGCGATGCCCCAAAACGCGCACGGCGTTTAG
- the hypA gene encoding hydrogenase maturation nickel metallochaperone HypA: protein MHELGLARSILEIAEAYARREGARAIREIGLRVGALSGVEKEALEFAFEAAKQGTLAQQARLAVQWVPLVAYCEACKKEFEVASPFGIALCPVCKKPTATLEQGLELGVDYLEVE, encoded by the coding sequence ATGCATGAGCTGGGTCTGGCTAGAAGCATTCTCGAGATCGCCGAGGCCTACGCCCGCCGCGAAGGGGCCCGTGCCATCCGCGAGATTGGCCTGCGGGTGGGGGCCCTGAGCGGGGTGGAAAAGGAGGCCCTCGAGTTCGCCTTTGAGGCCGCCAAGCAAGGAACCCTGGCCCAGCAGGCCCGGCTGGCGGTGCAGTGGGTGCCGCTGGTGGCTTATTGCGAGGCGTGCAAGAAGGAGTTTGAGGTGGCAAGCCCCTTTGGTATCGCTTTGTGTCCGGTCTGCAAAAAGCCCACCGCCACCCTCGAGCAGGGCCTCGAGCTAGGAGTGGACTACCTGGAGGTAGAGTAG
- a CDS encoding HypC/HybG/HupF family hydrogenase formation chaperone, with product MCLAIPAKLLGFQDETRQLGMVEVSGVRRQVNLMLLAQEALKPGDWVLIHVGFAMSKISEEMAHEQLRTLHLLGEANAALDELEGYQFAEEEQRPDAPS from the coding sequence ATGTGTTTGGCGATTCCAGCCAAACTGCTTGGTTTTCAAGACGAAACTCGCCAGCTCGGTATGGTCGAGGTCTCGGGCGTGCGTCGGCAGGTCAACCTCATGCTTTTAGCACAGGAAGCACTAAAACCGGGCGACTGGGTGCTGATTCACGTGGGCTTTGCCATGAGCAAAATCAGCGAGGAGATGGCTCATGAACAGCTCCGCACCCTGCACCTGCTGGGCGAGGCCAACGCAGCCCTGGATGAGCTCGAGGGCTACCAGTTTGCCGAGGAGGAGCAAAGGCCAGATGCCCCCAGTTGA
- a CDS encoding HypC/HybG/HupF family hydrogenase formation chaperone — MPPVDLEFYSSCTLDQDGCTTCGDVAVPVYVVKVEGCEALVEDRSGQQASVAIDLFPDLQIGDVLLVHMGVAIHRLPRPSSAQEEP, encoded by the coding sequence ATGCCCCCAGTTGATCTGGAGTTTTACAGTAGCTGCACCCTCGACCAGGACGGCTGCACCACCTGCGGTGATGTGGCGGTGCCGGTCTACGTGGTAAAAGTAGAAGGCTGCGAAGCCCTGGTAGAAGACCGTTCGGGCCAGCAGGCCAGCGTAGCCATCGACTTGTTTCCCGACCTGCAAATAGGTGATGTGCTCCTGGTACATATGGGCGTCGCCATTCACAGGCTACCCCGGCCCTCGAGCGCACAGGAGGAACCGTGA